One window from the genome of Acidihalobacter ferrooxydans encodes:
- a CDS encoding YdgA family protein — protein MKLGRILIGLIILALILVIGGSPWYMQRIVDRELVSGVQTINQQGQFTARYQRTADNWFGQRGTLTLVPLRPNLRKLYDTDPRPFTLHLNIAYGLIPFAAWGRDGVSFMPVGAVIDARIPGLAAQLRKAGSSYRLRDVVGLSGNSRVAFHLAPGKMVSTDGTRLSWGASELHFEQHGDRIDGAGKTGAFDAMRNTGGKPLLHIAPSTLSVHDLRSVDGQSAGRIAFDWGGLQLALPAKARRPSTAFEMGALHFGTDTRFADGIAIGKVTLTLASIRLRQPADATTVKFALKDMRLQSKMNPPQADYVDSSLDWTIAGIQAEGRHYSPLQLSLHLDHQYVPALLEAAKAMRTLQQQLNKQPNLPPQLLLPSMLSVLMPSLQQYIAHRPVLRITRLRLGMPGGVLDGSGEARIVPADGVTPSLVTVAQDIDAQVALQLPAPLAHQIAVQILKRRGVPADKLQQDATLMLDNLKQQGLLRSHSKGYALDVAYKNGAIEINGQVIRRR, from the coding sequence ATGAAACTCGGTCGCATTCTGATCGGCCTGATCATCCTCGCCCTGATCCTCGTCATCGGCGGCAGCCCCTGGTACATGCAGCGCATCGTCGACCGCGAACTGGTCAGCGGCGTGCAGACGATCAACCAGCAAGGGCAATTTACGGCGCGTTACCAGCGCACCGCGGACAACTGGTTCGGGCAGCGCGGCACGCTTACGCTGGTCCCGCTCAGGCCCAATCTGCGTAAGCTGTACGACACTGACCCACGGCCTTTCACGCTGCATCTGAACATCGCCTACGGCCTCATCCCGTTTGCCGCCTGGGGCCGCGATGGCGTCAGTTTCATGCCGGTCGGCGCGGTGATCGATGCCCGCATTCCAGGGCTCGCAGCGCAACTGCGCAAGGCCGGCAGCAGTTATCGCCTGCGCGACGTGGTCGGTCTGAGCGGCAACAGCCGCGTGGCGTTCCATCTTGCTCCGGGCAAAATGGTGAGTACCGACGGTACCCGGCTGAGCTGGGGTGCCAGCGAGCTGCACTTTGAACAACACGGCGACCGTATCGACGGCGCGGGCAAGACCGGCGCCTTCGACGCCATGCGCAACACCGGCGGCAAACCGCTGCTGCACATCGCGCCGTCCACCCTCAGCGTGCATGACCTGCGCTCAGTCGACGGCCAGAGCGCCGGGCGTATCGCGTTCGACTGGGGCGGACTGCAACTGGCCTTGCCGGCCAAAGCCCGCCGCCCAAGCACGGCATTCGAAATGGGCGCGCTGCATTTCGGCACCGACACCCGTTTCGCTGACGGCATCGCTATCGGCAAAGTCACGCTGACACTCGCCAGTATCCGCTTGCGCCAGCCCGCCGATGCCACCACGGTCAAATTCGCGCTCAAGGACATGCGCCTGCAAAGCAAGATGAACCCGCCGCAGGCCGACTACGTCGATTCTTCACTGGATTGGACCATCGCCGGCATTCAGGCCGAAGGCCGCCACTACTCGCCGCTGCAACTGAGCCTGCACCTTGACCATCAGTACGTACCCGCATTACTGGAAGCCGCAAAGGCCATGCGGACGCTGCAACAGCAGCTGAACAAGCAACCCAACCTGCCGCCGCAACTTCTCCTGCCGAGCATGCTGAGCGTGCTCATGCCGTCGCTGCAGCAATACATCGCGCATCGCCCCGTGTTGCGCATCACGCGTCTGCGCCTGGGCATGCCGGGCGGCGTACTGGACGGCTCCGGCGAGGCGCGCATCGTCCCCGCGGACGGCGTCACGCCATCGCTCGTCACCGTGGCGCAGGACATCGATGCCCAGGTTGCATTGCAACTGCCCGCGCCGCTCGCACATCAGATCGCGGTCCAGATACTCAAGCGCCGCGGCGTACCCGCCGACAAACTGCAACAGGATGCCACGCTGATGCTCGACAACCTGAAGCAGCAAGGCCTTCTGCGCAGCCACAGCAAGGGCTACGCGCTCGACGTGGCATACAAGAACGGCGCGATCGAGATCAATGGCCAGGTCATCCGCCGGCGCTAA
- a CDS encoding HAD family hydrolase, which yields MRIAMWSGPRNLSTALMYAFAARGDCAVWDEPFYAAYLHATGIDHPMRDEVIAAGETDPARVAAACAGAMAQAKPLYYQKHMTLHMLPGFPRDFMRACVNVFLIRHPARVIASYAHKREGPTLDDIGFVQQAQLFDEVADWLGHAPLVVDSADIRAAPRATLATLCAALGIGFTDRMLRWPAGGHADDGVWAAHWYGAVHRSTGFAAEDDALPALTGAYARLAEQALPYYRRLREYAL from the coding sequence ATGCGTATCGCCATGTGGTCCGGTCCGCGTAATCTGTCGACCGCGCTGATGTATGCCTTCGCCGCGCGCGGTGATTGCGCAGTGTGGGACGAGCCGTTCTACGCGGCCTACCTGCATGCCACCGGCATCGACCATCCAATGCGCGATGAGGTCATCGCCGCTGGCGAGACCGATCCGGCGAGGGTTGCGGCGGCCTGTGCGGGCGCAATGGCGCAGGCTAAACCGCTCTACTACCAGAAACACATGACCCTGCACATGCTTCCCGGCTTCCCGCGCGACTTCATGCGCGCCTGTGTGAACGTGTTTCTGATCCGCCACCCGGCACGGGTGATCGCCAGCTATGCGCACAAGCGCGAAGGGCCGACGCTGGACGACATCGGCTTTGTGCAGCAGGCGCAGTTGTTCGATGAGGTGGCCGACTGGCTGGGCCATGCGCCGCTGGTGGTGGACAGTGCCGACATCCGCGCCGCGCCGCGCGCGACCCTGGCCACGCTCTGCGCCGCACTGGGCATTGGATTTACCGACCGGATGTTGCGCTGGCCGGCCGGCGGACATGCGGACGACGGCGTATGGGCGGCGCACTGGTATGGCGCGGTGCATCGTTCGACCGGATTTGCCGCCGAGGACGACGCGCTGCCGGCGTTGACCGGCGCTTACGCACGGCTGGCGGAACAAGCGTTGCCGTATTACCGGCGTCTGCGCGAATACGCGCTGTGA
- a CDS encoding D-amino acid aminotransferase produces MHERVSTHQAEDDPRNDTILIHVNGRIVPRAEAMVSVYDSGFLLGDGVWEGLRLYNGHWAFLDAHLDRLFEGIKAIDLDIGLDRAGLLAALETLRAANGMESNAHARLMVTRGVKVRPFQSPSLSRSGPTIVIIMEHSKPNIPRPVRLATVPHLRGLPMTQDPKLNSHSKLNCILAGIAADKAGADEALMLDVHGFVNTTNGCNFFIVRKGEVWTSTGDYCMNGITRAKVIELCRANDIPVFERNFSLVDAYGADEAFITGTFGAQTPVSEIDGRVIGSGQMGPMTARLRRLYQDLVAQACR; encoded by the coding sequence ATGCATGAACGCGTCAGCACGCATCAGGCCGAAGATGATCCGCGCAACGACACTATCCTGATCCACGTCAATGGCCGCATCGTGCCCCGCGCCGAGGCGATGGTCAGCGTGTACGACAGCGGCTTTCTGCTGGGCGATGGGGTGTGGGAGGGATTGCGACTCTACAATGGCCACTGGGCTTTTCTCGACGCGCATCTTGACCGCCTGTTCGAGGGCATCAAGGCCATCGACCTCGACATTGGCCTGGATCGCGCCGGGCTGCTGGCTGCGCTGGAGACCCTGCGTGCGGCCAACGGTATGGAGTCCAACGCGCACGCCCGGCTGATGGTGACGCGCGGCGTGAAGGTGAGGCCGTTCCAGAGTCCGTCGCTATCTCGCTCCGGGCCGACCATCGTGATCATCATGGAGCATTCGAAGCCGAATATTCCACGCCCGGTACGCCTGGCCACTGTGCCGCATCTGCGCGGCCTGCCGATGACGCAGGACCCGAAGCTGAATTCGCATTCCAAGCTTAACTGTATTCTCGCCGGCATCGCTGCCGACAAGGCCGGCGCGGACGAGGCGCTGATGCTTGACGTACACGGCTTCGTCAATACCACCAACGGCTGCAATTTCTTCATCGTGCGCAAGGGCGAGGTATGGACCTCGACCGGCGATTACTGCATGAATGGCATCACGCGCGCCAAGGTCATCGAACTGTGCCGCGCCAACGACATTCCGGTGTTCGAGCGTAATTTTTCGCTGGTGGACGCCTACGGCGCGGACGAAGCCTTCATCACCGGCACCTTTGGTGCACAGACGCCGGTCAGCGAGATTGACGGCCGGGTCATTGGCAGCGGACAAATGGGGCCAATGACGGCCCGGTTGCGCCGGCTCTATCAGGACCTGGTCGCGCAGGCGTGCCGCTGA